Part of the Labrus bergylta chromosome 19, fLabBer1.1, whole genome shotgun sequence genome, AACGCTGGTTGGAGATTGttcctggaaaacaaacaaaacaaaacaaaaaaaaaaaacctgccggACGTAGAAGACGCAGCAGATTTCCCCCCGTCCAAAGAGCCGCTTTGGTGCAGATTCAGAAAATGTAGAATGAGTGATGAAGAGAAAAGGAACAGgctacaaaaagagagagagaggtgggagaagaagatgaagagagagagagacagagagagagagagaatggcaAATAAGagataaacagacagagagaaaagggaatCCGCGGGTGGACTGGCTGACGTGCTCGCTAGCTCAGGCGAAGTACATGGTGTGCTGAGTATCATAGTGGATCTGAACTGCCTTTGCCAGCGCCTGAGGGTCCCGGCCGTTGCTTTGGCCCGACACGTGGCTGCCTTCAGCGCtgcaagaaaagagagagagagagagagagagaggagggtttACTTTGAGAGGTCATGGAGGGTGAAGGGAGGAAACTAAAACGAGCCGCTAGCTTCACGCCTCTGGAAACACACGGGCCTCTGTTGACCTGTAGTCAGTCCTGATAGCTTTCACTGCTGTCTCCAACATATTTCAATTATTACCGTTGAAGAggaggagttttaaaaacctcaaaATGCCAAACCCACTGTCACGTCCCTGGTTTGATTCTAGCCAGAGACTCTTAAACTGTACAGTGTTCCTCTCCTATCAATGCGTTTAAATACAGAGTTTAAGATACAAGTCGAACTGCACACATCCAGAATCATCCCCACCTGTCGTGGTCTTTGTCGACCAGGTGATAGCGGGCTCTGAAAGCCACCAGCCGGGCGTAGTAGGCCGGTGCTGGGATGGAGACGGAGCGCGTGCAGCGGACGTAGGTGTGGCACAGCTGGTAGGTGAGGAGCTGCAGTTCATCGGCAGTGAAACAGTTGTCATCCCACAGGACGTGGTAGTGGGAGGGACGACTGGTTCCCTGaaggaatgaaaaacaaaaacatgatgttaTATGTCAGCATTTGATAAAGTGCAGTTACCGTGGTGACATAAATGAGATTTACTGATTTCAGATTAACACACAAGCTGAAAAACGTGCAAGTCTTGCAAGTGTGTGACATTTTTGTCAGATGGTTTGTATACTTCATAGTCCCTGATTAAACACATTGGCTGGTCTGGATAAAAGAAGTGGATGAAGCCTCCAggtctgaaaagtgaagctgaTGCAGAAGGGCCTTACACCTGCATTCTATCCAGCGGCCAACAGGGGGCAACTTCACTGGCTGGAAAaaggagtttttattttatttttaaatggccTTACCTTCAAGCTTTCTGGAACACTGCATGATGTTCATAGATTCATTTATGGTCTCACTTAAGAGTGAAACAGTCAGTAaagcagtgcatgtgtgtggctgCCTTGTGACTGACAAGTTGTTTCCACGGCAACCACAGCAAAGCTTTGCACCCTCATTTCCAAATATGGCCACACGCAGCTCCAAAAATGCAGCGATTGCAAAAATGTTGAAGAAGTCAAGGCCTCCAAATAAAAGTCCTCAAAGTAACGAGGGATACCACTGAAGCTTCATCGCGTCCTACCTAAAATCTATGGGACTGACTTGATGAACCAgcctttcattttcatttaaaacatttcctaTTTGGACACAGGGATTCGTTTAAGTGCAGCCTGAAACCCCTGCAGTGCGTGAGCTAAGATAAGAGGCGGTTACTGCAATGTGAACAAACCACTGCAagccatttttaaataacagccAATCCAGTGGGTCCAAGAAGTATCTGAGTGATGCTGTTACTGTCATAAAGCATCATCAGCAGTAACCTCAggacaaaaatgtaaagaatcTGGTGAAATAATGTATTGAAATAACCTCTactttgtgtgaaaatgtgccAAATCCATTCTCTAAATACCAAAAAAGGCGTGGAGAACTGAAGTGACCTCAGCATTAAGGAGGGTCCCCTTACATCTATTAAAGAGCTGAAACACTTACTCTGTTACATAGCAtctgttaaacatttaattgtGTATCCCTTACCTGAATCCCAGCATGGCTGCACAGGTAGAAATCAAACTCGGACGGGTGTGTGATGGTGCTGTCCACCGTGGTGCCAGCTGGAACATTACCGCTCTTCCCAACCTGCAGGATTTGATCAACGAGATAACCGTTTTTAGAGCCACGCAGTGAAGCGTttcagcattaaaaaaagaaaaacacctgtTGATTTCCAGACACCATAGCGGTGTGAACTCTCACTGACCCGCTCGGCTTTGTCGGAGCAGAAGAGACGGGTGTGGTGACGTTTCTGAACCACGATGTAAGTAATGCCCGGCCTGTAATCCTCCTCCAGGCTGATACAGGCCTTCCTGATGGCTATCAGCTCCGGCCACGCtacctggaaacacacacaagaaagagacacacacacttaaaacagCTCctttacaacatttattttctattttcaaaGCTGCCTTTCATACTTGTTGGATCGCTCTTGGGATTTGCACACCGAGATGACAAATACACGGCACAAATCAGCTTCTACAGACAACAAGAGGTCAACTAGTAAAGCCTCTCACCTGCTTCATTTGTCCCTCTGACACTCCCCCACGATAGTAGATGATCCGCGTGGGCTTGAAGCGCGTCGACTTGTAGAACTGGATGAGAAGCTCCCGCACCATGTTGGTCAAATCTTGGATCACCTCCTGGCTGAAGAGCTGCTcctaaaagagataaaaacaacgaCAACTGATTTAGACTCAAGAAGGGGGaagtttttgaataaaaaaggggaagaaaacTTTTTTCTATACAACTACGAGCACTAAAAATTGCTAGGACAATTTCTggtatttcatataaatattgcAGGACTGATAACTTTCACACATTAACAGTATATCAACAATATTTAAAAGTAAGTTAAGTTTGCCATTACCTGGGGGGTTGGTGTTACCTGGGACAAATCTTGTCTGGACGTCTGGACTCGAACCGTGGCGCAGTAGCGGCTCGGGTGGCCGTCCATGCTGCCGACTACCGCTGCGATGGACGGCTTTTTCCCATCACCCGCTGGAGGATGGGTGACATCTGCACCCAGGAAGATGACCGGCTGCTGGAACACAGAGGGCCTGAACCCAGAACAGgatgcacagaaaaaaaaaaaaataacaggaaATTTATACTCAGATCCAAATATCATGACACAAAGGATATAAAGATTCACAGGATTAAAGCACCAGACGGATGATTTTCCAGGAACAGCTTCATTTATATGTAAATTATGCAGATCACTACAGCGACTTGGACTGCTCCTGACCACATGATTACGAAAGCATTTTAACGACAAGCAAGCATTCCAGACTCTGGACTGAAACTTAAGACAGTAACTAAATCAGTTCTGACCTCTGATGAGGCACCAGGACGTTGTTGATTCCTCCCAGCTTGGCGTTGATCTTGAGGCACAGGTTGGAGAGGGTCTGCGGGGATGTCTTCACTACGTTCTTCACCTGCACACACTGGGTCGCCATGCCGAGCAGAGTGTCGCCCACGCGCTTCACTTCAGCTGGAGACCggaaattaaaatgaacatcAATGCCGACCTCTCGTATCTCATGAGGAGAAATAACCTCTACCCTGAGCAATAAATGCACTGTAATGAATTTCACTTTCTCACCATAGACGGGTGTTTTTCCAGGCAGGATGACCACGATCAGCTGCAGGCCCACGTAAGACATCTTCAGGTGTTTGAACATGGGCTCCACGCTGTCAGCTCCTTGGGCGTATTTACAGAAACATGGCTGGCCCTGAATGGGCATCCCAGCATCCTTGGAGATCTTTCGCAGCTGGTCGGTGAAGCTCCTTTTTTGAAACGCATGAAAAGCAAAGTCAGAAATCAGCAGGACAAGAAGACAACATCCAACTAATACCGAGACATCCCAAGGTGTGCAAAGCATCTCTGTGGAGTGGGTTGtttgcatgctaacatttgctgGTTCTGCAATGATTTGGTCAGAAACTTATGGACTGAACCTGTTAAAATGAATATGGTCAGACCAGAgggttaattaaaaaaatgaagggcagtgaacaaaaaaaaaaaaaaagctaatttcgCCTTTAAGAGGACAAAAGTGGATACAGGCAGAAACAGCAGAGCAATAGGGATGTGTTTGTTATGCAAAATGAGGCTGTGATCTTTTTGATTCTAAATGATGATCATACCTTGTGTTTCAATCAACTAATTCTGAGTATCTAGTACCTAACCTATGGACATTCAGTGGGTTCATTTCTCTCAGAAACGGAGGGTATCGGGAAGGGACGGTGACAACAATACTGTGTTTGTCAGAATAACTAAAATAGCCCCGAGCATGCTGTAATCTCATGTTTTAATTGAGCTGCAGGTATTGTCTTAACATTTCAGCCTTGGTTTCATATCTTGGTGCTGATTATTTCCCTCTTAGTTGAGTTAGTTGATATTGGCACTCAAAGATTGGCACTAAAAATGTCAACCTCATGTTGGTGCTGGAGGAAAAGAATCAGGGGATCCCCAAAGCATCatgataaattattttaaacacgGCCGCACTCTTTAAAGAACTTCATGTCCTGAGAGACGTCCTGATAGCGTGgccttaaagaaaacaacatgtgtataacctcctttagcctCTGCCTTGCTCGGCCCCCTTTACCCTGGTCATTTGAACGAGCGTTTCTGGGACAAGCctcacagacaaaaacaatggATGCCGTGACTCACTTGAGCAGGTCCTCCCTGCACTGTTTCTGCGGAGCGAAGCAGGCCACGGCCCAGACCTTGATCTCGATGCCGGCGTAGAACTGCTTCCCTCTCATGTCCCACACGCCCTGGTTGGGCGTGGCCACGGTCTTATTCTGCGGAGAGAGTCCCTAACCTCTTAGTCAACCTTTCGGTTCAATGAGCCGACACAAAAGATACAACACCCCAACACACATTTGGATTTTTATACCTCAAGCAGCGTTTTCTTTACGCACTATAAGGCTTCAAACTTCTACATTCACATGATGATCTGTGCAGCAAGATATACTGTGCATCAATTATAAAACCTGCGCAAGTAATGCAACATCAGCATTGTGGGACGTATCTAGAGGAGACAAGCGCTCTGTTTTCATGCTGCGTTTACAGCCTCCTGTATCAGGAGATCAACAGAGCGGTTCATCTACTCACAGGCGCATCATTAGGCGAGTGCTCCTACACTCAGTGTGGTTGTGAATACTGATTCAAAAAGGGCCGTGGCTTTCAATTAAGTTAACAAGATTTTCCAAATGCCATTAAGAGCCTTTATTCTTCTACACAAGAGCACACAATGAACTGCTTCAGAGCGGCATGCGAAGCAAAGTAAGAGCCTCACCGTCTCATTAAGATTGTCATCCAATTAATCAAATTTATAGAATttgaaaacattattaaaagtgcattcatttaaaaacataatcagTGCATATCACTCAAAACACACAGCTGGTTCCCATCTCATGCtggatgtacattttttaatactATGATGCAACTGCATGAACgtaaacaacattaaaatgaacAACGTGTGCATTTCATTCATGCTGAACGATCACAGAGAGAGCTTTGAGTCTACATTTAAGGGCATTTCACTGGAAGCCGATTAGACTCAATATCCCAGCAGGCAAGTGGTAAAGCCTTTCAGAGAGAGCGGGAGTGCTGCGATAGCATCTTGTGTAAATTAGCAGACGTATACTTCAGAAAGCCAATGTGGGATTTGAGCCTTGTTCTGGGCacaaaagtgcttttttttttttttttttttgaggcaaCAATCTGCTCTGAAATAAGGCTGGCAGCAAACTCTGAAACAATTTCCCCCACAGGGATTATTAAAGTTTCATCTGATCATAGCAGAGTCATTGAACGCTGCTTCTGAATGGTGTGTTGTATTCCAGCACCTTTAGTTTCTATATTAACCTTTTTAATGTCAGATGAGGGATTAAGTCACAGTCACTCCCCCCGGGCTTTTAAAGAGACTCTTTTAAGGTTTTACTTTAATGCTgggtttcatctttctcctgttGGCAGCAcatctatacacacacacaaccctggAATCCCAAATCAGCCTCTTACACCGGACATGCGAGCACaactttctcctctgtgtgcaAGCTTGATGCAAATAGTTACCTTCCAGATCTTTACTACTCTGCACGCACCGACAAATGACATCTCTATAAACGGCTGATTTGAGATTCATAGGGTGAGTCTCTGCAGTCTGCAAATGTTTGCCTCTGCTTGCtcatttcctcctctgacaCAGCCACAACGTCGTAGGGTGTGAGTGAAGAGAACAAGTGTTTAAAAAGATGCAGACGGCAGAGACCCACCTCACGGTTGTCACAGAGGGGAAGATCCAGGTCTCACAGGTCAATAGAAAAGGTAATTATGGTCAACCATTCATGTTGTCACAACTtcagaatcaggttttattgccaagtacacttagatttttttttttttttacttaaataaTAGAAGCAGTAAACTTTGTAGGACTCACTACAGGACAAATCCATCTACAGCTCAGACTGGCACAATCTGAGGTGTTGGTGATTCTGTAgacatccccccccctccattctgtgtttgtttctttatttttctactaATAATATCCTCAATTCAATAAAtgatatgaaaaacatttttttactcaACAAAAAGAGAGACTCTTCTGGATAATGTCACAAACCTACAGGCTTAAAATATAGACAcaatttttgtctttttttgggTAAAACCTGGATGTCCCCTCATTGTCCTCGCATTCCCTCTGTGATGCTACCCGACCCCTGTGTGTTCCcaaacatgcatgcatgcatccCCAGAGTGCGGCCCCCCTTTCCCACTACTCACCCTGCCACAGTCCCGCCCTGTGTCTGTGCTCACGCGGCCCCCGTACTGAAGCATGGGCGCTGGGAGCACACGACCCGTCACCTCGGTCATGTCATTGTGCACGACGATGCCAAACTCTTTCAGGTAAGGGTCCGGACCCCCGACCATGCTGTTACTTTTCACctgggaaagaaaaagaaagaggggaaggagttaaataaagaaaatcacaagaAAGAACACAAgaaagttgatttttttctttttctaattcATTATTTAGAGAAAACCGAGTACATAGAAGCTGCACAAGCGAAAACTAACACAAGGAGAGCTGGTTCAGTTGCTTTTCTTACTCCCACCCCAAGAGGGAAACAGCACTCACCAGTCTGCTGATTTCTTCCTGTCTGTCGGGGGCGGAGCGAGCTGTAGCTTTGATCATGGTGGATGTCTGGTTGTCCGTCAGCTTCTTGATACAGCGCTGGCCTGCGACTATGTTACAGACCTACAGAAGGACACAAGgcgttatatatatttttttaaatgtatcacacagaagaaaaacacaaagaaattcAAGGTTGTTTTTGCCTAAAGGTTGCCTTAacctaaaataaagaaatgttatttattcatcaaCAGTCTCTTCCTCACCTCCAGGGGAAGGTAGGTGTGCTTCTGTTCCTGCCCTACTTGCAGGCACGGTAAATGTGGATACTTGAGCTGCAGATTGTACTTCTGCTTGAAATACTGAGCAACTGTGCACTCCATGGCTTGGCCGTTCTCTAGCTGTAAGGGGAACCTGTGAACAAATGGAAAATGTGGGCGAAGCAGGCATACGGTCCACacagggaaataaaacaaaaagggaaaacatgaCTAGAGCTGCATTAACTGGATGTTTACAAGGTTTTGCACGCTTTTGGCTTTCTTTTTTGGAGCATTACACAACACATGCAAGGTGGCCTTCGTTGACATATAAGGGGAATAAACGTGAAGGAATTTTTTTACTCACGTTTGGTGGCTGGCAGGTCGGCGCGTTACGTTGCACACACGGTACTTCCTCTTCATTTGACCACAGTGTGTGACCTCAACTTTCAAGcctgttaaaaaagaaaaaagaaaaagaaagttgcAAAATCATGCAAGACGTGGCGCCATTTCCACCAACAGATAGACATTTCATTGATCCTGAGGGAGAAAAGCGCCTGCATATTCAAATATTCTGACATCTATAAATTAAGTGAGTTGGAATTTTGACTCTTAGtttctcttctgttgttttcaggCCAAGATAAAGATAAACGCTGACAAGGCTGCCAATTGTTCCAAGTGTTTTTGCACTCTGAAGTTGTGAATATGTCAcagcttgttttaaaaaaaaaaaaaaaaaaaaaaaaaaaaaagactccaaaGGGAGAAAACGCAAAGCTCACAAGTATCTCTTGACTTAaatatgcaatagaaattctggTTCAAAGTGAGCGTTCAAAATCTGTAAAGAGCCACCAGCGCCTGCAaggtgtttttaaagtgttactTTGTAGTGACGGAAGTGAGGACAAATAGACTGAAGAAGCTCTTAGGCAGTATTTtatagcattaaaaaaaaacaaaaaaacaactgtatTTGAATAAAGCATGGTTCTAACAATGAAAAGCATTATACATTATATATTATAATGCTTGATAGTCGACAGCAAGGACAAAATCTTCAGTTAGCCTGAGGTTAAGGATGAGTGTTCAGCGTGTGTGTAGATAAAGCTGAGTGTGCAGAGGGCATATACAGCATCAGTTTGTTTTAAGAGTGGGTGTAGATTCTT contains:
- the ago4 gene encoding protein argonaute-4 isoform X3; the protein is MEALGPGPPAPTSLFQPPRRPGLGTVGKPIRLLANHFQVQIPKIDVYHYDIDIKPEKRPRRVNREVVDTMVRHFKMQIFGDRQPGYDGKRNMYTAHPLPIGRDRVDLEVTLPGEGKDQTFKVSLQWVSVVSLQMLLEALSGHLNEVPEDSVQALDVITRHLPSMRYTPVGRSFFSPPEGYYHPLGGGREVWFGFHQSVRPAMWNMMLNIDVSATAFYRAQPVIEFMCEVLDIQNINEQTKPLTDSQRVKFTKEIRGLKVEVTHCGQMKRKYRVCNVTRRPASHQTFPLQLENGQAMECTVAQYFKQKYNLQLKYPHLPCLQVGQEQKHTYLPLEVCNIVAGQRCIKKLTDNQTSTMIKATARSAPDRQEEISRLVKSNSMVGGPDPYLKEFGIVVHNDMTEVTGRVLPAPMLQYGGRVSTDTGRDCGRGLSPQNKTVATPNQGVWDMRGKQFYAGIEIKVWAVACFAPQKQCREDLLKSFTDQLRKISKDAGMPIQGQPCFCKYAQGADSVEPMFKHLKMSYVGLQLIVVILPGKTPVYAEVKRVGDTLLGMATQCVQVKNVVKTSPQTLSNLCLKINAKLGGINNVLVPHQRPSVFQQPVIFLGADVTHPPAGDGKKPSIAAVVGSMDGHPSRYCATVRVQTSRQDLSQEQLFSQEVIQDLTNMVRELLIQFYKSTRFKPTRIIYYRGGVSEGQMKQVAWPELIAIRKACISLEEDYRPGITYIVVQKRHHTRLFCSDKAERVGKSGNVPAGTTVDSTITHPSEFDFYLCSHAGIQGTSRPSHYHVLWDDNCFTADELQLLTYQLCHTYVRCTRSVSIPAPAYYARLVAFRARYHLVDKDHDSAEGSHVSGQSNGRDPQALAKAVQIHYDTQHTMYFA
- the ago4 gene encoding protein argonaute-4 isoform X2; the protein is MEALGPGPPAPTSLFQPPRRPGLGTVGKPIRLLANHFQVQIPKIDVYHYDIDIKPEKRPRRVNREVVDTMVRHFKMQIFGDRQPGYDGKRNMYTAHPLPIGRDRVDLEVTLPGEGKDQTFKVSLQWVSVVSLQMLLEALSGHLNEVPEDSVQALDVITRHLPSMRYTPVGRSFFSPPEGYYHPLGGGREVWFGFHQSVRPAMWNMMLNIDVSATAFYRAQPVIEFMCEVLDIQNINEQTKPLTDSQRVKFTKEIRGLKVEVTHCGQMKRKYRVCNVTRRPASHQTFPLQLENGQAMECTVAQYFKQKYNLQLKYPHLPCLQVGQEQKHTYLPLEVCNIVAGQRCIKKLTDNQTSTMIKATARSAPDRQEEISRLVKSNSMVGGPDPYLKEFGIVVHNDMTEVTGRVLPAPMLQYGGRVSTDTGRDCGRNKTVATPNQGVWDMRGKQFYAGIEIKVWAVACFAPQKQCREDLLKSFTDQLRKISKDAGMPIQGQPCFCKYAQGADSVEPMFKHLKMSYVGLQLIVVILPGKTPVYAEVKRVGDTLLGMATQCVQVKNVVKTSPQTLSNLCLKINAKLGGINNVLVPHQRPSVFQQPVIFLGADVTHPPAGDGKKPSIAAVVGSMDGHPSRYCATVRVQTSRQDLSQVTPTPQEQLFSQEVIQDLTNMVRELLIQFYKSTRFKPTRIIYYRGGVSEGQMKQVAWPELIAIRKACISLEEDYRPGITYIVVQKRHHTRLFCSDKAERVGKSGNVPAGTTVDSTITHPSEFDFYLCSHAGIQGTSRPSHYHVLWDDNCFTADELQLLTYQLCHTYVRCTRSVSIPAPAYYARLVAFRARYHLVDKDHDSAEGSHVSGQSNGRDPQALAKAVQIHYDTQHTMYFA
- the ago4 gene encoding protein argonaute-4 isoform X4 produces the protein MEALGPGPPAPTSLFQPPRRPGLGTVGKPIRLLANHFQVQIPKIDVYHYDIDIKPEKRPRRVNREVVDTMVRHFKMQIFGDRQPGYDGKRNMYTAHPLPIGRDRVDLEVTLPGEGKDQTFKVSLQWVSVVSLQMLLEALSGHLNEVPEDSVQALDVITRHLPSMRYTPVGRSFFSPPEGYYHPLGGGREVWFGFHQSVRPAMWNMMLNIDVSATAFYRAQPVIEFMCEVLDIQNINEQTKPLTDSQRVKFTKEIRGLKVEVTHCGQMKRKYRVCNVTRRPASHQTFPLQLENGQAMECTVAQYFKQKYNLQLKYPHLPCLQVGQEQKHTYLPLEVCNIVAGQRCIKKLTDNQTSTMIKATARSAPDRQEEISRLVKSNSMVGGPDPYLKEFGIVVHNDMTEVTGRVLPAPMLQYGGRVSTDTGRDCGRNKTVATPNQGVWDMRGKQFYAGIEIKVWAVACFAPQKQCREDLLKSFTDQLRKISKDAGMPIQGQPCFCKYAQGADSVEPMFKHLKMSYVGLQLIVVILPGKTPVYAEVKRVGDTLLGMATQCVQVKNVVKTSPQTLSNLCLKINAKLGGINNVLVPHQRPSVFQQPVIFLGADVTHPPAGDGKKPSIAAVVGSMDGHPSRYCATVRVQTSRQDLSQEQLFSQEVIQDLTNMVRELLIQFYKSTRFKPTRIIYYRGGVSEGQMKQVAWPELIAIRKACISLEEDYRPGITYIVVQKRHHTRLFCSDKAERVGKSGNVPAGTTVDSTITHPSEFDFYLCSHAGIQGTSRPSHYHVLWDDNCFTADELQLLTYQLCHTYVRCTRSVSIPAPAYYARLVAFRARYHLVDKDHDSAEGSHVSGQSNGRDPQALAKAVQIHYDTQHTMYFA
- the ago4 gene encoding protein argonaute-4 isoform X1, whose protein sequence is MEALGPGPPAPTSLFQPPRRPGLGTVGKPIRLLANHFQVQIPKIDVYHYDIDIKPEKRPRRVNREVVDTMVRHFKMQIFGDRQPGYDGKRNMYTAHPLPIGRDRVDLEVTLPGEGKDQTFKVSLQWVSVVSLQMLLEALSGHLNEVPEDSVQALDVITRHLPSMRYTPVGRSFFSPPEGYYHPLGGGREVWFGFHQSVRPAMWNMMLNIDVSATAFYRAQPVIEFMCEVLDIQNINEQTKPLTDSQRVKFTKEIRGLKVEVTHCGQMKRKYRVCNVTRRPASHQTFPLQLENGQAMECTVAQYFKQKYNLQLKYPHLPCLQVGQEQKHTYLPLEVCNIVAGQRCIKKLTDNQTSTMIKATARSAPDRQEEISRLVKSNSMVGGPDPYLKEFGIVVHNDMTEVTGRVLPAPMLQYGGRVSTDTGRDCGRGLSPQNKTVATPNQGVWDMRGKQFYAGIEIKVWAVACFAPQKQCREDLLKSFTDQLRKISKDAGMPIQGQPCFCKYAQGADSVEPMFKHLKMSYVGLQLIVVILPGKTPVYAEVKRVGDTLLGMATQCVQVKNVVKTSPQTLSNLCLKINAKLGGINNVLVPHQRPSVFQQPVIFLGADVTHPPAGDGKKPSIAAVVGSMDGHPSRYCATVRVQTSRQDLSQVTPTPQEQLFSQEVIQDLTNMVRELLIQFYKSTRFKPTRIIYYRGGVSEGQMKQVAWPELIAIRKACISLEEDYRPGITYIVVQKRHHTRLFCSDKAERVGKSGNVPAGTTVDSTITHPSEFDFYLCSHAGIQGTSRPSHYHVLWDDNCFTADELQLLTYQLCHTYVRCTRSVSIPAPAYYARLVAFRARYHLVDKDHDSAEGSHVSGQSNGRDPQALAKAVQIHYDTQHTMYFA